From a single Wenzhouxiangella sp. XN24 genomic region:
- a CDS encoding YfaZ family outer membrane protein yields the protein MTRCLWFMVLFSISPLALANGIDLNVNNKAARITADFDLSNNLVVDASWFHHQDKGNVLGAGLHVTGAATGGREPLRAGLGGRLLAIDADIGSNDSGAALPIGGFVTYTFPEYNRFSVGGSAYYAPDVLSFGDVTTYWEYTAWAGYSVLRNGEVYVGVRGIKADFEVGPRLTMDTGLHVGLRLRF from the coding sequence ATGACGCGATGCCTGTGGTTCATGGTGCTGTTCTCGATTTCGCCGCTGGCCCTGGCCAACGGGATCGACCTCAACGTCAACAACAAGGCGGCCCGGATCACCGCGGATTTCGACCTGTCGAACAACCTCGTCGTGGACGCTTCCTGGTTCCATCACCAGGACAAGGGCAACGTCCTCGGCGCTGGCCTGCATGTTACCGGGGCGGCGACCGGCGGTCGCGAGCCATTGCGTGCGGGTCTCGGCGGCCGGTTGCTGGCGATCGATGCCGACATCGGCTCGAATGACAGCGGCGCCGCGCTCCCGATCGGCGGCTTCGTCACTTACACCTTCCCGGAATACAACCGCTTCTCCGTCGGCGGCAGCGCCTATTATGCGCCCGATGTGTTGTCTTTCGGTGATGTCACGACCTACTGGGAATACACTGCCTGGGCCGGCTACAGCGTGTTGCGCAACGGCGAGGTTTACGTGGGCGTCCGCGGGATCAAGGCGGATTTCGAGGTGGGGCCGCGCTTGACCATGGACACGGGACTGCATGTCGGATTGCGGCTGCGTTTCTGA
- a CDS encoding bifunctional (p)ppGpp synthetase/guanosine-3',5'-bis(diphosphate) 3'-pyrophosphohydrolase gives MEQLPDSGSGTAGILAQASAEAEALAHEGHEASARRGLAIAALLEEIRAEPEIRAAAILYPLVEAGAITPDAVEKRFDAIMRRRVEEIQRLGSFGLPENWHPGNALPPPQAETLRKMLLAIVADVRLVLVRLADQLHRLQSARDAGAEQRERVATETREIFAPLANRLGIWHFKWQMEDLAFRHLEPETYRGIALYLKETREDREERIEEVLRLLREELARTGINGDIEGRPKHIYSIWKKMRRKHVGIEQVFDISAVRVLVDTVPECYAVLGHVHSLWPYISGEFDDYIANPKGNFYRSLHTAVMGPGNEPLEIQIRTREMHEHAELGVAAHWRYKEGGRGDPAFEQKINWLRQLIAPGEDTETDRDLLDQLRTEIFEDRVYAFTPAGDVVDLPAGATPLDFAYQVHTNIGHHCRGARVNGRIVQLTHVLKNGDKVEILTAKNAHPSRDWIAPQAGYLVSPRSRSKVRSWFRQQDQEQNRRSGKQALEKELARLGLEVDLEPVAKRFGLGGQEQLWLAVGAGDLTMPAVIAACERENPSPLPTVTEEVQVKARRPTYTEAAVSISGVGDLMTNFARCCRPLPPEPIAGYITQGRGVSIHRANCKNFMRLQAQHPERIMEVAWGGKAHASYPVQIVVEAWDRTGLIRDISATLADEKIDINSMTSRIERVTHVATVDITVGIDSLEHLSRLMNRIGRLPNITSVRRKA, from the coding sequence GTGGAACAGCTTCCCGACAGCGGGTCCGGCACAGCCGGGATCCTTGCGCAAGCCAGCGCCGAAGCCGAGGCGCTTGCGCATGAAGGACACGAGGCCTCCGCCCGACGCGGCCTCGCGATCGCCGCGCTGCTGGAAGAGATCCGCGCGGAACCCGAGATCCGTGCCGCCGCGATACTTTACCCGTTGGTGGAGGCGGGAGCGATCACGCCGGATGCCGTCGAAAAGCGCTTCGACGCCATCATGCGGCGAAGGGTCGAGGAAATACAGCGTCTCGGCTCTTTCGGCCTGCCGGAGAACTGGCACCCGGGCAATGCCTTGCCGCCGCCCCAGGCCGAGACCCTGCGCAAGATGCTGCTCGCGATCGTCGCCGACGTGCGCCTCGTGCTGGTGCGCCTCGCCGACCAGCTGCATCGGCTGCAGTCCGCGCGCGACGCCGGGGCCGAGCAACGGGAACGCGTGGCGACGGAAACCCGCGAGATCTTCGCACCGCTCGCCAACCGGCTGGGCATCTGGCATTTCAAATGGCAGATGGAAGACCTGGCGTTCCGGCACCTGGAACCGGAGACTTACCGCGGCATCGCGCTGTACCTGAAGGAAACGCGCGAGGACCGGGAAGAACGGATCGAGGAAGTCCTGCGGCTGCTGCGCGAGGAGCTGGCCAGGACGGGGATCAACGGCGACATCGAGGGGCGACCCAAGCACATCTACAGCATCTGGAAAAAGATGCGCCGCAAACACGTCGGCATCGAGCAGGTGTTCGACATCAGCGCGGTGCGCGTGCTGGTCGACACCGTGCCGGAGTGCTACGCGGTGCTCGGACACGTCCACAGCCTCTGGCCCTACATCTCCGGCGAGTTCGACGATTACATCGCCAACCCCAAGGGCAATTTCTACCGCTCGCTGCACACCGCGGTCATGGGTCCCGGCAACGAGCCCCTCGAGATCCAGATTCGCACCCGGGAGATGCACGAGCATGCGGAACTCGGCGTCGCGGCGCACTGGCGCTACAAGGAAGGGGGTCGCGGCGATCCCGCCTTCGAACAGAAGATCAACTGGCTGCGCCAGCTCATCGCGCCCGGGGAGGACACCGAGACCGACCGGGACCTGCTCGACCAGCTGCGCACCGAGATCTTCGAGGACCGCGTCTATGCATTCACGCCGGCCGGCGACGTCGTCGATCTTCCGGCCGGGGCGACGCCGCTGGACTTCGCCTACCAGGTGCACACCAACATCGGGCATCACTGCCGCGGCGCCCGGGTCAACGGGCGAATCGTCCAGCTCACCCATGTGCTGAAGAACGGCGACAAGGTGGAGATCCTCACGGCGAAAAACGCGCACCCGAGTCGGGACTGGATCGCTCCGCAGGCGGGTTATCTCGTTTCGCCGCGCAGCCGCAGCAAGGTCCGGTCCTGGTTTCGCCAGCAGGACCAGGAGCAGAACCGCCGCTCCGGCAAGCAGGCGCTGGAGAAGGAGCTGGCGCGACTGGGACTCGAGGTGGATCTCGAACCGGTGGCAAAACGCTTCGGGCTCGGCGGCCAGGAACAGCTGTGGCTGGCCGTCGGCGCCGGCGACCTGACCATGCCGGCGGTGATCGCCGCCTGCGAGCGGGAGAATCCCTCACCGTTGCCGACGGTCACCGAGGAGGTCCAGGTCAAGGCGCGCAGGCCGACCTATACGGAGGCGGCGGTGTCGATCTCCGGCGTCGGCGACCTGATGACCAACTTCGCCCGTTGCTGCCGTCCCCTTCCGCCGGAACCGATCGCCGGCTACATCACGCAGGGCCGCGGGGTGTCCATTCACCGGGCCAACTGCAAGAACTTCATGCGGCTCCAGGCGCAGCATCCCGAGCGCATCATGGAAGTCGCATGGGGCGGCAAGGCGCACGCCAGCTATCCGGTCCAGATCGTCGTCGAAGCGTGGGACCGGACCGGCCTGATCCGGGATATTTCCGCCACGCTCGCGGACGAGAAGATCGACATCAACTCGATGACGTCCCGCATCGAGCGCGTGACCCATGTCGCGACCGTGGACATCACGGTGGGCATCGACAGCCTCGAGCATCTCAGCCGCCTGATGAACCGCATCGGGCGGCTGCCCAACATCACTTCGGTGCGGCGCAAGGCCTGA
- the lpdA gene encoding dihydrolipoyl dehydrogenase, producing the protein MSESFDVIVIGGGPGGYPAAIRAAQHGLRTACIDDWQNYDGSRAFGGTCLNAGCIPSKALLESSELFHRAQHEFEVHGIRAAGVELDLGQMQQRKAGIVKQLTGGIGQLFKANKVTGMQGRGRYLGDGQVEFTDPDGNAQTLTATHVVLAAGSRPIELKSAPFDEKQIVDSWRALEFDAVPARLGVIGAGVIGLELGSVWKRLGAEVTILEAMDSFLWMADAQIAREAQRQFKRQGLDIRLGAKVQGASAGKDGVTVRFEEKGEVQELTFDKLIVCVGRRPSSEGLLGEGTGVEIDERGFVKVDHECRTGVKNVWAVGDLVRGPMLAHKATEEGVMVADLIAGKIAEVNYEVIPSVIYTAPEIAWVGKTEAQAKEAGIDYKVGTFPFAPNGRAKALEQAAGMVKLVANRRDDSIIGAHVIGPMAGELIGELVVAMEFQASIEDIQRTVHAHPTLSEAIHEAALAADGKAIHGINK; encoded by the coding sequence ATGAGCGAAAGTTTCGACGTGATCGTGATCGGCGGTGGCCCCGGGGGCTATCCCGCGGCGATCCGTGCTGCGCAGCATGGACTGCGTACCGCCTGCATCGACGACTGGCAGAACTACGACGGCAGCCGCGCCTTCGGCGGCACCTGCCTCAACGCGGGCTGCATTCCCTCTAAGGCGCTGCTGGAGTCATCCGAGCTGTTCCACCGGGCGCAACACGAGTTCGAGGTGCATGGCATCCGCGCCGCGGGCGTCGAGCTCGACCTGGGACAGATGCAGCAGCGCAAGGCGGGGATCGTCAAGCAGCTCACCGGCGGCATCGGCCAGCTGTTCAAGGCGAACAAGGTCACCGGCATGCAGGGTCGCGGCCGGTACCTCGGCGACGGCCAGGTCGAGTTCACGGATCCCGACGGGAATGCGCAGACCCTCACGGCGACCCACGTGGTGCTCGCGGCGGGTTCCCGGCCGATCGAGCTCAAGAGCGCGCCCTTCGACGAGAAGCAGATCGTGGACTCCTGGCGGGCGCTGGAATTCGACGCGGTGCCGGCCAGGCTCGGCGTGATCGGCGCCGGCGTGATCGGGCTGGAGCTCGGCAGCGTCTGGAAACGTCTCGGCGCCGAGGTCACCATTCTCGAAGCCATGGACAGCTTCCTGTGGATGGCGGACGCGCAGATCGCGCGCGAAGCGCAACGACAGTTCAAGAGGCAGGGACTGGACATCCGGCTCGGCGCCAAGGTGCAGGGCGCCAGCGCCGGCAAGGACGGGGTGACCGTCAGGTTCGAGGAAAAGGGCGAGGTCCAGGAGCTCACATTCGACAAGCTGATCGTCTGCGTGGGGCGCCGGCCCAGCTCGGAGGGGCTGCTCGGCGAGGGGACGGGCGTCGAGATCGACGAGCGCGGTTTCGTCAAGGTGGACCACGAGTGCCGCACGGGGGTGAAGAACGTGTGGGCGGTCGGAGACCTCGTGCGGGGGCCGATGCTGGCGCACAAGGCCACCGAGGAGGGCGTGATGGTGGCCGACCTGATCGCCGGCAAGATTGCCGAAGTCAATTACGAGGTGATCCCTTCGGTCATCTACACGGCGCCCGAGATCGCCTGGGTCGGCAAGACCGAGGCCCAGGCCAAGGAAGCGGGCATCGACTACAAGGTCGGCACCTTCCCCTTCGCGCCCAACGGGCGGGCCAAGGCGCTGGAGCAGGCCGCGGGCATGGTGAAGCTGGTCGCGAACCGGCGGGACGACTCGATCATCGGCGCGCACGTCATCGGGCCGATGGCCGGCGAGCTGATCGGGGAGCTCGTGGTCGCCATGGAATTCCAGGCGAGCATCGAGGATATCCAGCGCACGGTGCACGCGCATCCGACCCTCTCCGAAGCGATCCACGAGGCGGCCCTCGCCGCCGACGGCAAGGCGATTCACGGCATCAACAAGTAG
- the odhB gene encoding 2-oxoglutarate dehydrogenase complex dihydrolipoyllysine-residue succinyltransferase yields MSMEVKVPQLPESVADATLVAWHKSPGDRVSRDENLADLETDKVVLEVPAPADGVLKEIRISDGTTVTAGEILAILEEGEAGGKAETAAPAAAAGAASADDAAGAATDEEEGDEGEETPGKAAGRLSPSVRRLVDEHGLDPADIRGSGRDGRITKADVMDFLERPAGKPGAGEAAAAPSKPGAAARGAREERRIPMTRMRTRIAERLVEAQATAAMLTSFNEVDLGAVMDIRKRYRDSFEKKHGVRIGFMSFFVKAAIEALRKFPVVNASVEGSDLIYHDYYDIGVAVSTDRGLMVPVLRDADVMSFADIERNIGEYAARARDGKIGVDDLTGGTFTITNGGVFGSLMSTPIINPPQSAILGMHKIQDRAMVVDGEIRVRPMMYIALTYDHRIIDGREAVQFLVSVKESLEDPARLLIQL; encoded by the coding sequence ATGAGCATGGAAGTGAAGGTGCCGCAGCTGCCGGAATCGGTCGCGGACGCGACGCTGGTCGCATGGCACAAGTCGCCCGGCGACCGGGTCAGCCGCGATGAAAACCTCGCGGACCTGGAGACCGACAAGGTCGTCCTCGAGGTGCCCGCGCCGGCCGACGGAGTCCTCAAGGAAATCCGCATCTCGGACGGGACCACCGTGACTGCCGGCGAGATTCTCGCGATCCTCGAGGAAGGCGAGGCCGGCGGCAAGGCGGAAACCGCGGCGCCGGCGGCGGCCGCGGGCGCCGCGAGCGCCGATGACGCGGCCGGGGCTGCGACCGACGAGGAGGAAGGCGACGAGGGCGAGGAGACGCCGGGCAAGGCCGCGGGCCGGCTCAGCCCGTCGGTCCGCCGGCTCGTGGACGAGCACGGGCTCGATCCCGCCGACATCCGGGGCAGCGGGCGCGACGGCCGGATCACCAAGGCGGATGTCATGGATTTCCTGGAGCGGCCGGCCGGCAAGCCCGGCGCGGGCGAGGCCGCCGCCGCTCCGTCGAAGCCGGGTGCTGCGGCCCGCGGCGCCCGCGAAGAGCGGCGCATTCCCATGACCCGGATGCGGACCCGGATCGCGGAGCGGCTCGTCGAGGCCCAGGCCACGGCCGCCATGCTCACTTCTTTCAACGAGGTGGACCTCGGCGCGGTGATGGACATTCGCAAGCGCTATCGCGACAGCTTCGAGAAGAAGCACGGCGTGCGCATCGGCTTCATGAGTTTCTTCGTCAAGGCGGCCATCGAGGCCCTGCGCAAGTTCCCGGTCGTCAACGCGTCCGTGGAAGGCAGTGACCTCATCTACCACGACTACTACGACATCGGGGTCGCGGTCTCGACGGATCGCGGCCTCATGGTCCCGGTCCTGAGGGATGCGGACGTCATGAGCTTCGCCGACATCGAGCGCAACATCGGCGAGTACGCCGCGCGGGCCCGCGACGGGAAGATCGGCGTGGACGACCTGACGGGCGGCACGTTCACGATCACCAACGGGGGGGTGTTCGGCTCGCTGATGTCCACCCCGATCATCAACCCGCCGCAGAGTGCGATCCTCGGCATGCACAAGATCCAGGACCGCGCCATGGTGGTGGACGGCGAGATCCGTGTGCGGCCGATGATGTACATCGCCCTGACCTATGACCACAGGATCATCGACGGCCGCGAGGCCGTGCAGTTCCTGGTCAGCGTCAAGGAAAGTCTCGAGGATCCGGCCCGCCTGCTGATCCAGCTGTAA
- a CDS encoding 2-oxoglutarate dehydrogenase E1 component, with translation MSKSLQDRYASSPFFGGNASYVEGLYEQYLEDPEAVEPALRQWFDGIANGGGDVPRGPVEQEFAARALQPRAVGGGLPEGILDKQAAVLRLIEAYRLRGHRLARLDPLGLIGPQPLPELDPAFHGLGPADDETVFATAGFGGADRLKFREIRARLEQVYRGTIAAELGHITDTEERLWLQRRFEAAAGGTLDAAERRHVLERLTGAEGIERYLHTRYVGQKRFSLEGGESMIPLVGDIIQQAGAQGMEEVVIGMAHRGRLNVLVNVLGKPPKELFSEFEGVYDPQVQRRSGDVKYHLGFSSDIKTPGGHMHVALAFNPSHLEIVNPVVVGSVRARQDRREDTDGSTVLPILIHGDAAFAGQGVVMETLQMSQARGFAAGGTVHVICNNQIGFTTSHPKDARSTPHCSDVAKMIEAPIFHVNGDDPDAVALIGRLAFDYRQRFRKDVVIDLVCYRRHGHNEADEPAATQPGMYAVVRNHPTVRQIYVERLAAAGVVSADEAQAMVDAYRQGLDEGRVVSSSLGFVGNKFTVDWTRFDEVNFSQPVRTRISAEQVAQYAEAIVTLPPEHTLHPRVERIMTDRRRMANGEIPMDWGFAETMAYASLLTEGFDIRLTGQDSGRGTFFHRHAVLHDQHGREPYVPLSHVSADQRRFMITDSLLSEEAVLGFEYGYATTNPDTLVIWEAQFGDFVNGAQVVIDQFISSGETKWGRYCGLMLFLPHGYEGQGPEHSSARLERFLQLCAEHNMSVVVPSTPAQMFHLIRRQMVRNFRKPTVVMTPKSLLRHKLSVSPLEALSEGRFLRIVPEIDAIDPAKVNRLVLCSGKVYFNLLEERRKRELDDVAIVRIEQLYPFPIRRYAALIEEYPALRDVVWCQEEPQNQGAWYQVRHRLQEPLHNGHQLFYAGRKGAAAPAAGYYQLHNQQQEALVDAALAGTKTAGRRSNSKKATRKKA, from the coding sequence ATGAGCAAATCACTGCAGGACCGCTACGCGAGCAGCCCGTTCTTCGGCGGCAACGCTTCTTATGTCGAAGGGCTCTACGAGCAGTATCTCGAGGACCCGGAGGCCGTCGAGCCGGCCCTGCGGCAATGGTTCGACGGGATCGCGAACGGCGGCGGCGACGTCCCGCGCGGTCCGGTGGAACAGGAATTCGCAGCGCGGGCCTTGCAGCCCCGGGCAGTCGGCGGCGGCTTGCCGGAGGGTATCCTCGACAAGCAGGCGGCGGTGCTGCGGCTGATCGAGGCCTACCGCCTGCGGGGTCATCGGCTGGCCCGGCTGGATCCGCTCGGGCTCATCGGCCCCCAGCCCTTGCCCGAACTCGATCCGGCTTTCCACGGACTCGGTCCGGCGGACGACGAGACCGTGTTCGCCACGGCGGGCTTCGGCGGCGCCGACCGGCTGAAGTTCCGCGAGATCCGGGCGCGCCTCGAGCAGGTGTACCGAGGGACGATCGCCGCGGAGCTCGGCCACATCACGGACACCGAGGAGCGCCTGTGGCTGCAGCGGCGCTTCGAGGCGGCCGCGGGCGGCACGCTGGATGCCGCCGAGCGGCGCCATGTCCTCGAGCGCCTGACAGGCGCCGAGGGTATCGAACGCTACCTGCACACGCGCTACGTGGGCCAGAAGCGGTTTTCGCTCGAAGGGGGCGAGAGCATGATCCCGCTGGTGGGCGACATCATCCAGCAGGCCGGCGCCCAGGGCATGGAAGAGGTCGTCATCGGCATGGCGCATCGCGGGCGGCTGAACGTGCTCGTCAACGTGCTCGGCAAGCCGCCGAAAGAGCTGTTCTCTGAATTCGAGGGTGTCTACGATCCCCAGGTGCAGCGCCGCTCGGGCGACGTGAAATACCATCTCGGTTTCTCGTCCGACATCAAGACGCCCGGCGGCCACATGCATGTCGCCCTGGCGTTCAACCCGTCGCATCTCGAGATCGTCAATCCCGTCGTAGTCGGCTCGGTGCGCGCTCGCCAGGACCGTCGCGAGGATACCGACGGCTCGACGGTCCTCCCGATCCTCATCCACGGCGACGCGGCTTTCGCGGGCCAGGGCGTGGTCATGGAGACCCTGCAGATGTCGCAGGCGCGCGGCTTCGCGGCGGGCGGGACGGTGCACGTCATCTGCAACAACCAGATCGGGTTCACCACGAGCCATCCGAAGGATGCCCGCTCCACGCCGCATTGCAGCGACGTGGCGAAGATGATCGAAGCACCGATTTTCCACGTGAACGGCGACGACCCGGACGCCGTTGCCCTGATCGGACGGCTTGCTTTCGATTATCGCCAGCGCTTCCGCAAGGACGTGGTCATCGACCTGGTGTGCTACCGGCGCCACGGACACAACGAGGCCGATGAGCCGGCCGCCACGCAGCCCGGCATGTATGCCGTGGTGCGCAACCATCCGACGGTGCGGCAGATCTACGTCGAGCGCCTGGCCGCAGCCGGGGTGGTGAGCGCGGACGAAGCCCAGGCCATGGTCGACGCCTACCGCCAGGGCCTCGACGAAGGACGGGTCGTGTCCAGCTCGCTGGGCTTCGTCGGCAACAAGTTCACCGTGGACTGGACGCGATTCGACGAAGTGAACTTCAGCCAGCCCGTGCGCACCCGGATCAGCGCGGAGCAGGTTGCGCAGTACGCCGAGGCGATCGTCACCTTGCCTCCCGAGCACACGCTTCATCCGCGTGTCGAGCGCATCATGACCGACCGGCGGCGCATGGCGAACGGCGAGATCCCGATGGACTGGGGATTCGCCGAGACGATGGCGTATGCCAGCCTGCTGACGGAGGGTTTCGACATCCGCCTGACGGGCCAGGACAGCGGCCGCGGCACGTTCTTCCATCGCCATGCGGTGTTGCACGACCAGCACGGCCGGGAACCCTACGTGCCGTTGAGTCATGTCTCGGCCGACCAGCGCCGCTTCATGATCACCGACTCGCTGCTCTCGGAAGAGGCGGTGCTCGGCTTCGAGTACGGTTATGCCACGACCAACCCCGACACCCTGGTCATCTGGGAAGCGCAGTTCGGCGACTTCGTGAATGGCGCACAGGTGGTGATCGACCAGTTCATCAGCTCCGGCGAGACGAAGTGGGGTCGCTACTGCGGGCTGATGCTGTTCCTGCCGCATGGGTACGAGGGCCAGGGTCCCGAGCATTCCTCCGCGCGACTGGAGCGTTTCCTGCAGCTGTGCGCCGAGCACAACATGTCGGTTGTCGTGCCCTCGACGCCGGCGCAGATGTTCCACCTCATACGTCGCCAGATGGTCCGCAACTTCCGCAAGCCGACCGTGGTCATGACGCCCAAGAGCCTGTTGCGCCACAAGCTCTCCGTCTCGCCGCTCGAGGCGCTGTCGGAGGGTCGCTTCCTGCGCATCGTGCCGGAAATCGACGCCATCGATCCGGCCAAGGTGAACCGCCTCGTCCTGTGCAGCGGCAAGGTGTACTTCAACCTGCTCGAGGAGCGCCGCAAACGCGAGCTCGACGATGTCGCCATCGTGCGCATCGAGCAGCTTTATCCCTTCCCGATCCGGCGCTATGCCGCGCTGATCGAAGAGTATCCGGCGCTGCGCGACGTCGTCTGGTGCCAGGAGGAGCCCCAGAACCAGGGCGCCTGGTACCAGGTGCGGCATCGCCTGCAGGAACCGCTGCACAACGGGCACCAGCTGTTCTACGCGGGACGGAAGGGCGCAGCCGCGCCGGCCGCCGGCTACTATCAGTTGCACAATCAGCAGCAGGAAGCGCTCGTGGACGCCGCTTTGGCCGGCACGAAGACCGCCGGCCGTCGTTCGAATTCTAAGAAAGCTACCAGGAAAAAAGCATGA
- a CDS encoding DUF3108 domain-containing protein has protein sequence MRFLLVLLSLALAAGTFPAASMDLRPEEHGLRYTGREGGTPVSVEITLRERRDGALDYVHWVTPTGWRGWFGEPTVTRVRYRYEEERLELSGFVEDDVLRSPDIAPAEMAPGTLDSLGIRLRARGDIARGTEKATYDVWHEGRLEQWVLQVAGPERVTTPDGTYDALRFRLGTESKWIEGWSVPLLLFHFARIERWEDGRKVAELALEDKEL, from the coding sequence ATGCGATTTCTGCTCGTGCTGCTGTCACTGGCGCTGGCTGCCGGCACATTTCCGGCCGCGTCCATGGACCTCCGCCCCGAGGAACATGGGCTGCGATACACCGGCCGTGAGGGCGGCACCCCGGTCAGCGTGGAGATCACGCTGCGCGAACGAAGAGATGGCGCCCTCGACTATGTGCACTGGGTCACCCCCACGGGCTGGAGAGGCTGGTTTGGCGAGCCGACGGTGACCCGCGTGCGCTACCGCTACGAGGAAGAACGCCTCGAACTCTCGGGTTTCGTCGAGGACGACGTGCTGCGATCGCCGGACATCGCGCCCGCCGAGATGGCGCCCGGAACGCTGGACAGCCTGGGCATCCGGCTGCGGGCCCGCGGCGATATCGCGCGGGGCACCGAAAAGGCGACATACGACGTGTGGCACGAAGGCCGGCTGGAACAATGGGTCCTGCAGGTCGCCGGGCCGGAACGCGTGACCACGCCTGACGGAACCTACGACGCGCTGCGCTTCCGCCTCGGCACGGAGAGCAAATGGATCGAGGGCTGGTCGGTGCCTCTGCTGCTGTTCCATTTCGCCCGGATCGAGCGCTGGGAAGACGGGCGCAAGGTCGCTGAGCTGGCGCTGGAGGACAAGGAACTCTAG
- a CDS encoding helix-turn-helix domain-containing protein — protein sequence MQEPAPSHSRRIAMLGFDGVQVLDVAGPLEVFSCASRLLQRHGLVVAPAYETLLLARHDGPLTSSSGLAFIGARPWETLGTVDTLLVAGGAGVRDALRERDLLDWLPRGMSLARRFGSVCSGALLLARAGLLERRSVTTHWAFLRELTALAPTARIDPDAVYVRDGELWTSAGVTAGMDMALAMVEEDWGRKLANEVAEQLVMYLKRPAAPPQISVLLAAGAGCADGRFRSLATWLVQHLDEDLSIEALAARMGMSTRHFSRCFVEEFGVTPKKFVERARYEAARSLLADADLSLQRIASVVGLGNPENLRRLFLRREGIGPAAYRARLRSEAAESRESHGDARL from the coding sequence ATGCAGGAACCAGCCCCTTCCCATTCCCGGCGCATCGCCATGCTCGGCTTCGACGGCGTGCAGGTGCTCGATGTCGCCGGTCCGCTCGAGGTGTTTTCCTGCGCGTCGCGACTCCTGCAGCGCCACGGCCTGGTGGTCGCGCCGGCCTACGAGACGCTGCTGCTGGCCCGGCATGACGGACCCCTCACCAGTTCGTCGGGCCTGGCGTTCATCGGCGCGCGCCCCTGGGAGACGCTCGGTACCGTCGACACCCTGCTCGTGGCCGGCGGGGCCGGCGTGCGGGATGCGCTCCGGGAGCGCGACCTGCTGGACTGGTTGCCGCGGGGCATGTCGCTCGCGCGTCGTTTCGGTTCCGTGTGCAGCGGTGCATTGTTGCTGGCGCGGGCGGGGTTGTTGGAGAGACGGTCCGTGACCACGCACTGGGCGTTTCTGCGGGAACTGACGGCCCTGGCCCCGACGGCCCGGATCGACCCCGACGCCGTGTACGTGCGGGACGGAGAGTTGTGGACCTCGGCCGGCGTGACGGCGGGAATGGACATGGCGCTGGCCATGGTGGAAGAGGACTGGGGCCGCAAGCTGGCGAACGAGGTCGCCGAGCAACTCGTCATGTACCTGAAACGACCGGCAGCGCCGCCGCAGATCAGTGTCCTGCTTGCCGCCGGGGCGGGCTGTGCCGATGGTCGGTTCCGCAGCCTGGCCACCTGGCTGGTCCAGCACCTGGACGAGGATTTGTCGATCGAGGCACTGGCCGCGCGCATGGGGATGAGCACCCGGCATTTCAGCCGCTGCTTCGTCGAGGAGTTCGGCGTCACGCCGAAGAAGTTCGTCGAACGCGCCCGCTACGAGGCCGCACGCAGCCTGCTGGCCGACGCCGACCTCAGCCTGCAGCGCATCGCGTCGGTGGTCGGACTGGGCAACCCGGAAAACCTGCGCCGCCTGTTCCTGCGTCGCGAAGGAATCGGGCCGGCGGCGTATCGGGCCCGACTGCGGAGTGAGGCCGCGGAATCCCGGGAGTCGCATGGCGATGCGCGTTTGTGA
- a CDS encoding GNAT family N-acetyltransferase, with the protein MELVIRNAEDTDWATIAEFNRALAAETEDKALDWETLAGGVRKVLADDGKGRYFVAETGGRIVGMTMVTYEWSDWRDGWIWWIQSVYVSPDSRGCGAFGRLYRHVLANAREAGVGTVRLYVLGSNTRARAIYEKLGMHETGYAVLETATATD; encoded by the coding sequence ATGGAACTCGTCATCCGCAACGCCGAAGACACCGACTGGGCGACTATCGCCGAGTTCAATCGCGCCCTGGCCGCGGAGACCGAAGACAAGGCGCTCGACTGGGAGACGCTTGCCGGCGGGGTGCGCAAGGTGCTCGCAGACGACGGCAAGGGACGCTATTTCGTAGCCGAAACGGGCGGACGCATCGTCGGCATGACCATGGTCACCTACGAATGGAGCGACTGGCGCGACGGCTGGATCTGGTGGATCCAGAGCGTCTACGTGAGTCCCGACTCCCGCGGCTGCGGCGCGTTCGGGCGGCTCTACCGTCACGTCCTGGCGAACGCCCGCGAGGCCGGCGTCGGCACGGTCAGGCTCTATGTCCTCGGCAGCAACACCCGGGCGCGCGCCATCTATGAGAAGCTCGGCATGCACGAGACGGGCTATGCCGTGCTCGAGACCGCCACCGCCACGGACTGA